In the genome of Helicovermis profundi, the window TTTGAGATATCCATTTAAAAAATCATTAAAGCCTTTATTAAATACATTTTCATTAATATATTTATAAATATTTATAACTTCTGGTTTTACCTTTCCCTCTTTAGTTAAAATATCTGGATATGAATTTGCATCAAAAATTCTCCAAAATAAATTAGTTTCATAATTTAGCACAGAATTTGTCTTCTTTGAAAATGGATATTTAAGAATAAACTTATCTCCTTCAACAATTCTGTCAGCAATTTCAAAATATGATAGACTGTTAGCGCTATTTATTTTACTTGGCAAAGAATACTCTCTAAATACTAAATGGAAATACATTTTAGCTTCTTGATTCATATATGGATAATATTTTCTATATCGATCATAATCAATAATCAATTTGTATATTTTATTAATCTTTACTATTTTATACCCGCTATCCAATATTTCGCTTATTAATTCTCTAAAATTTTCATCTTTAATTGTTTTCAATTTTTCTATATTAAATCCTTCTCTAAAAAAACTATATATTTTTTTATGATTTCCATCATAATAAATTTGATCATTATAATAAGCTAAATATTGTTTTTGACTATTTTCAAGTTCAAAAGCAAGTAAAGATACATTTTTTACATCTTTATTTTTTAAACTAGTACTTAAATCCTCCATCAGTATATTTGGTTTATTAACTTTAAGAAGTTTTGTATAATCAAACTTAATATTAGTTAAATTTGTTTGATTTCTATTTACATATATTACTGTGGAAAAAAATATTAAACTACAAATAATTATTAGTACTATTTTTTTTTTCATCGAGATTCACCAACTATATTTAGAGTAAAGTAAAATTCAATTCTTCCATCAATTTTTCTTACACCATAAGAGCAACCATGTATTTCTAGTATATTTTTGACTATAGCAAGTCCAAGTCCAGTTCCAGCAATAACTTTATTTCTTGATTTCTCTATACGGTAAAATTTCTCCCAAATCTTATTTAATGCTTCATCTGATATTACATTTGTTTCATTATTTATTCTACATAGAACTCTTTCAGGGTCTTCTAAATCTTTCTCAAGAATAATATTTATTACTGTAGACGAATAGGTATATCTAATTGCATTTGATAATAAATTTGTTATAACTTGTTCAATTCTTCTCTTATCTGAGTAAGTATCGTAATATATTCCATTTGAACTGTAATTAAATTTTATATTTTTCTCTAATATTTTTTTATTAAATTTCTCTGAAGTATCATGTATTAATTCATTAATACAAAAAGTAGTCTTAACTAATTCTTGATATCCCAAGGTAAGTTTTGATAAGTCAAGCATATCATTGATCAAATTATCCATTTTATCAACTTCATCAAGTATTATATCAATATATTTATCAGTATTTTCAATATCTATTTCATCTTTTATTCCTTCAGAATATCCTTTAATAATTCCAAGCGGTGTTTTTAATTCATGAGAAATTGAACTTATAAAATCCTTCCTCATTGACTCGTGTTCTAGTCCTCTATCAACATCTTTTTTTAATTTTAAATTTGCCTCTGTTAAATCATCTATACTCTTTTTAAGATTAGATGATAAAATATTCAAGCTCCTAGATATGCTTCCAATTTCATCATTTGAATTTACTTTGATTTTTTCATCAAAATCTAATTTCGCCATTTTTTTTGCCATTTTATCGATGTGAATAAGAGGATTTGCAATTAAAAAACTAAAAACAATACTAATTATACATACTAAAATAAATGCACCACCAAAAATCAAAACATAATACTTTTTCAACAC includes:
- a CDS encoding sensor histidine kinase; this encodes MRNRSIILKIFIILVVSFTFFIGIILFFQTSYFEEYYLKEKNVEIKKNLHSFINLYENSTWNKQDLKIKTRVFEQTNNVKIGIFDKSNRMLNEDIYEISIEDYSGEIFKIQLNALISNENTVYPEIQIGSIMNSEGYILEDSKFYPYKIDVNGKNWIDMSLKYFYDIENKYPLKISGTVVNFVMPSFEDRIRGINTKNLWGALDYWNTIKSKEARKKLSENNDGYFTFVYNNNYDNSKNTIIVSKVNKSNKEYTCLVYETHSSVVEAIKVLKKYYVLIFGGAFILVCIISIVFSFLIANPLIHIDKMAKKMAKLDFDEKIKVNSNDEIGSISRSLNILSSNLKKSIDDLTEANLKLKKDVDRGLEHESMRKDFISSISHELKTPLGIIKGYSEGIKDEIDIENTDKYIDIILDEVDKMDNLINDMLDLSKLTLGYQELVKTTFCINELIHDTSEKFNKKILEKNIKFNYSSNGIYYDTYSDKRRIEQVITNLLSNAIRYTYSSTVINIILEKDLEDPERVLCRINNETNVISDEALNKIWEKFYRIEKSRNKVIAGTGLGLAIVKNILEIHGCSYGVRKIDGRIEFYFTLNIVGESR